A stretch of DNA from Peromyscus maniculatus bairdii isolate BWxNUB_F1_BW_parent chromosome 7, HU_Pman_BW_mat_3.1, whole genome shotgun sequence:
CTTAAGCCCTGAATTTCAAGTCTATTAAAAGTCCATGACATATACAGATATACTCAcatctatacatatatagatgtactcatgtttctcagaaaaatagAGCCCACAGAGTTACCATGGGCACAATGGGTACACTTTTATAAACATGATGGCCACATTTacctgaaaatagaaaaagatacaCAAATTCTCCCTACCCATGGCACATCTGGCTGGCCATTTTCCTCCCAAGGAAAAGCCTAAATACAGAACTCACAATGTTTCAGTTGAAAGCAGGCACCCTACATTCAATGAAAATATATCAATGAAAGAAAGCCAAACCCCAAGTGGGTCAGTGCTGTGGgattgtctttctgtatgctgtgaatatgtgttgctctgtctggttgataaataaagctgcattggcctatggcaaggcagcttagaggcaggcaggaaacacaagcagatagaaagagagaagaaaaggaagagatcaaagccagccgcccaaggagcaacatgtaatgggacgcaggtaaagccatggaacatgtggtgataatatagattaatagttatggcttaatttaagatataagagctagctagcaagaggtctgccatagaccatacagtttgtaaataatataagcttctgtgtgtttacttgggtctgagcagctgcaggaccgggcaggacacaggaaaacttccaaatacaGGTCAGCATGACACAAGGTGATACAGTAATCTACGAACTCCCACAGGAGTGAAAATCACAGAGCCGTGTCCCTATTCTTCCTACAAGTACACCATCATTCCTCCGGCTACACCACGTAAGGGCTCCCGACCCATCCCAATACGATCCTCGCTATCCCCAGAAATCACCTTCCTAAGACAAAAACTCAGCTACACAGTACCTAAGATGCCCACCATCAACCTCCTCTGCCGGCAGGGCGGAGTTCAATGCCACTGTAGTGCGGCTCCTGGCCTCCACCACTCAGGGGACCCCCCTCAATCTCCACACCTGGAACAACACACAAGGcacttcttccctcctctttgcCGCTTCTGAATCACCTCCTCTAAAACCTCTCTCGTTTCCCCCAAAGTATGGAACTCCTCAAAGCGCTGGCAGCCTCTTATAGCGGCTTCTAAACGTGCCCACTGCCAGCCTCTCCCCCACCAGGTAGGtcacaggtgggggagggggtgggggggagggtccACATGTTCCCATTTTCTTAAGTCTTTTTCTACTTTTGAAAACCTGAAATTATAATGGCTATAATGGCTGTCATATGGCCTAAGAAAAATGGTTTGTGTGAAGAAGCGACTACGAAGTAAGGGGTGGCTATAATCATTCTGTCACGGATACTGTGTAACCTGGGGGAGTGACAACTTCTCACCTCTAAGTGTAGGGAATGAGGGAGTCTATGGGGAAGGTGTGAACGGACAGAGAAAACAATCAGGAAGCAATTAAGTGCTCAACTGTTCAGTAACAACAGGATGTCTGAGAAATGAACTGTTTCCCCAACTTGATAAGTGTGTGGATCAGTAGGGAAAATACTTCTTTCCATCCTCTTTGCTGTAAACACTCACGTTCTTAAATGTATAACTGGTCTTTCATTGGATAATTGAGTTACTTTTATTATACACCCATCTAAGTATACAGGTGTGTCAGCCCTATGCCTTAGCTCTTCTTACATAACTATAAAGTAGAGCAATTCCAAAAACCCAATAAAGACAAGAGAGGAGACCTCAACAGTAACTTGATATCACAGAGCAATTACATAACTTTGTAGATGATACCCAGTTGCTCACAACGTAGTAAATAATATTAGCCAGGTACAGGTGGGTTTTAATTCTGAATAACTACACCACAGAGGCGGGTACCCTTCCTGctctgcatttctctgatgaagtACAGCAGACTCTCATCACCTGACTCTCACACAGCCATGTCTACTCTTTCCCCATTAGCCAATAAAAGGAGTGCTCAGAAGGCTAGGCAATAATTACTCACTTATAAAGCCATCAAAACATCACAGGATATGTGattttttaatagctgaaaaTAATATCAAAACTTTAATTTGGGTTTAACAAAAGGGGGGGTGGGATTCTTTAAACTTGGGTTAAGAAACGCTGTAATAATAAGTTCCTGCCACAGTATTCAGAAAGATCTTGCATTTCCACTGATCTCAATCCTCAGACTTGGGCTATAAAGTAAGCAGTGTTCTAACACATGCAGAATTAAGGCTGGAGAACAGCATCCAAGACAGAGAATTATGTCTTGAACTATCTAAAATCCCGACATGTGGGCCCCACTGTCCCTTCATGACAAGACCCAGAGAGCCTTGGTAAAAGATAACCAAAAAGCAATATGAACCCAGGTGAAACCAAGGAGGTGGGTACGAGAAACTGAGAGGAAAGatgacattttaagaaaaaaacaacagaccGTGGTgacaagatggggggggggggatctatAAAAGTTAAATGCATGGACCTTGGGAACAGGAAAAATGGCTGCCCCATCCCTGAGAAATGGAACTGCAAGGAGAAAAACCACTTCCAAAGAGAAGATTCAACTGAAACATGGCTAGCTTGTTCTAAACAGGGATGACAGCCCCTTGCGGAAGGTGCTGAAATTGAACTCATAGTCATGGCAAATGTTCACAATGTATAAGAATTATTTCAAAGATGGTCAGAGATGGTGCAGAAGAAATGGAGGACAAAACCTTCCAAGGAAAGACAAGTAATTTTGAAAGGGGCTGACTAGTTTCAACAGGCCACAGGAAAGGGAATTATAATGGCCAAGGTAAGGCAGCCTTCTGATGTCAACACACAAGGAGTCATTAATGCAACAGCACTTGAGGGACCACAATGTACCACACTGTGGCCTAGGTTCACATGGACACCCCTGCCCTTACATAGTGATTTCATCCGGTAGACATACAAGGAACACGTAAGCATAAAATGGTTTGAACTTAGGTCACGGTAAGTGCTctggaactagaaaacaaataAGTTAGGGTATGAGAAAGAACGATGAGTGCTGGAAACACTTTCATTGGGCCATCAACAAAAGAATAGTGAAAGGCAAAGAGGAGACaacagaaaattctagaagagTAACTGTTTATCGAGCAAGACCTCCTGGGCACAAGGGTAAGGGTCTCTGCTTACAGGAGAGAACAAAAGCACGCAGGCACTTCGAGGAGGCGAAAGTGAGCCTGTcttaggacagacaccaaaagaaTCTAGGTGCAGGGAcaggtggaggaggaagcagcagacAGACGGAATGACGGCCACCCAAGCAGAGCCAAGCTCAAGATGAGGGCCCTGACCCTCCGCCTGCACTGCTGAGAAGCCACCACAGAGCCGAACCGCTTCTGAGGTCGATTAGGTAAGTGACCAACATGTCTGTGGCTGGTGAGCAGGCTGATGAAGTGAGGTACGCGTCCCACCCCACAGTCACAACATCGGTATTTAAGTCATCAGCCTCCCCACAGGGCTGTGATCAGCTCGTAAGAATCATAGCTTCTTTAATCTCTAGATTCCTAGTAACTAGTAAGTAATGGTACTTCAATAAATGTTTAACAAGGCCAAGTTTAAATCACATGACTCAAAGGGGAGGGACCGAATAGCTCAAGGTTTGATGGATGTGAGAAACAGGAGAGGCCAGGCTCCTCCTCCATGTTCAGCGTGACTGCAGTGGTCTGACACTTCAGTAAATGGGGGAGGCCAGAGACCGCATCTCCTAAGGTGCAGGGccctgggaaaaaaatcactgcaatTCCCCGACTCAATTTGTAAATGAAAATGCTGGAGCAAATGAGAGGCTGCCAGCCTTTCAGTGGAGCGTAGGTGTCTATCATTATCCCAAAGCCTGTTGCCCAGGTAGAGGGCGCAGGCCTCCCTTTTGGCTGTGCTCCCAAATTGTAGGCCATAAAACATGCGGCTGGTATGGCCACCACACTAAGGACCTTTGAAGCTTTCCATCTAGAGTAGTAACACAGtggtgaggagacaggagttggAGTTTGGGGCCAGGGGGGACAGAAAGCAATAGTAATGAGCTATGCAGATCTCAAACATGAACAATGGCCAGCCCAAGGAAAAGCTGAATGAAACCAACAGGCTCTCAAGATGGTCGTTCCTGTCTGGCATGTACAAACCCAATGGTCAGGGTGAAACATGACAGAGAGAAATCCATTTTACAGGACCTCAACTTAAGGCTGTGAGAGCAATACTTGTCAATAAACAAGGCCATCCTTTggttttgaaatgtttatttactGTATTTACAGAATGCCATCAGACTGCATTCTGAGCTTCTGAGTTGTCGTTGACCATCTATAGAAATACACGTCCAAAACTCTCAATCTCCTATGCCAAGCAAAATTCTCCAGCATTACAGGAAATCTCACAAACTGCAGAAGGGAATGAAAAGCCAAACCCAAGAAAGCTTCCCATGCcacaataaaacacaaataaatactaCAGAAAGCACTGCAAAGTTTATAGTCAAGAGCTTTTTACTAAGTCTTTTAATAACTGCATCTCAAATCCCTTGAAAAGCATTAAGTAACATTTGCTACgtttcaaaaattaaacaacTTAAAGCAGTGAGCTTACtatttaagtaaaacatagcgAAGCTAAAAAACCAGACCGTGTGTTTGAAAATGCCTGCAAAATAATACATgcctgagggaactggatggttTTCCTACTGAATTAAATTAGGGGAGGGGGGGTGCTCTGATCCTAGTGAGGGGTAATCTTCGTGATTACACAGAGGCGGCCATGGGAACCAAGGAAAGTTAATTCAAGAGGAACATCACTTGAGATGGTGAGAAAAACTCTTGTCAGCGCTGAAGATCGTTATCTGTCCGTGTTCCAACAAACTGAAACATCTGACCAGAGCGTCTTTGAAAATGACAGGGCATGAGAGCGTTACCAAAGGACAAACAAGGTATTTGCATTCCAAGGCTCCGGCCTTTAggctctctccccgccccccagcagtCTTCCATTTCCTGAACCCTTGGATTGCCACAGGCTTACTGCCTACATACACCTGGGTCTGCGAAGCCTTCCCCTTTAACAGTTAAAACTCAAGTCCTGAGGCAAATTCAAGGGTTAAAAGTTCAGCGTCTACCCCTGCCCCGACCCTCCTAAAAGCACAATCagcatctgtcactggacaagtTCGGCCCGGCAGATGATTAATTTTCGTAAACAACTCTGAATAGGTACGGCATCCGTGAGAGATAGGACAGACCCCAGCGAGCTCTGCGGTGGCTCAGGGGGAGGCAGCGGCAAGGCTGACTCGCAGCGGGGGCCACTGCAGACATTGATGGCAGTTCCAACCACGCAACAGGTCCACGCACGCAGTGGCCCAGCGGCGGGCACCTGGGCACCAGCACCAGCTCTCCTCCAGCCCAGCACCCCAATGCCGCCATGGGGCCACTGGAGCCGACAAagcgccatctctccagggcaCAGCCCACAAAGATAAGGCCAGGAGCACATTCCTTACAGATGCCAAGATACAGAGGCTTACTTGCACGCTGCCAGGTCCCAATGTCCTCTGGGACCTGCTTTTAGCCCAAAGAGAGGCGCTCTGGGCCACCGGCCCGGGAACTGGCGGCCAGCCGATCGGCCCTGGGGCGTATGGTCGCCCCCAGCTTGGAACAGTGTGAGCTACCTGGCTTCTCAGCTACCCCGCGTTAGCTCCCAGACGTGGATCCGAGCTACTTTAATGGACCAGAACCTTTCTCCACTCGCCAAGTAACTACTTGTTAAATACCAAGTCTTTCGGTATACACGAAAAAAGAACTTTTATTGGAGGATGGGGCTGGGGAAGCAAGGAGGGAACTGGGGCGGCTGAGTGCAGTGGTGGTTCCCCCGCTGGCCACGGTCAGCCGAAGCGAAGCCGTCGGCGGTGGCGGTGGAGCGCGCGGACCGGGCCGCCGCGCCAGGTGAGGCAGGCACTCACCTCGGGGAGCTCCCGGAGCTGGTTGGCGTCCAGCAGCAGCTCCTCCAGGCTGCGGGCATAGCGGTAAATCTCCTCGGGGACGTAGACCAGCGAGCAGTGGCGCTTGTCGATGGCCTCCACATGACGGTTGCACCGCCACAGGGGAATGCAGTGGAACatcgccgcccccgccgccgccgccgccgccgccgccggagccGTGTCCCGAGCCGCGGAGCCCGGGGCTCGGAGCCCGCTCCGCCCGGCCGCCCCGCTGCTCCCCACCCGTGGCCCGCTCTGTGCTCGTTGCTGGCCCCAGGCTCGCGCGCGCCTCGCAAGGGCTCCACGGTCCCGAACGCCCGGAGGAAGAAGCCACGAGAACCCTCGCCCGCGTCCCGCGCCTTCGCCACGGCCGTGAGcgtcccctcccacctcccccaccgCCGCGCTCCGCTTCCTACTCGCGGCTGCCGCGCACCGGGCATGCGCACACGGCCGCACGCGGAGGGCGTGTCCCGGCCGGGGATGCTCCGCTCCGGGTTTTCCTGGAGACTCCGCTCTCCCGGGAGGGTCGGGGAATCGGGGTGCCTGCGGCCCCCTCCTCGCGGGGATTTGCCTCCCCGCTTGGGACTCTGGAGGGAGCCGCGCTCCAAAAAGGACCTGAGGAGGGCAGGGACCGAAGGCCAGAGGGAGCCGAACAACTTCCGAGTTTTAGTTTTACTCACCGTGCCTCTCCTTCTCGCTCCCCTTCCCCAAAACAACTTTCTCTTCCGGGGTCAGGAAGTACCGCCCCGCCGCTTACCTTGAGCCCGGGGTAGCGCTGGAGCCGATTCTGGCTTTCCGACCCCCGGTCCCACTTGTGCCCTGCGTCTGCTCACGCTCTCTATGTCCTGAGAGCATCTTCAGTAAGTAGGGTTTATCTGAGATGTAAGCGTCACCCCTTTCCTGGTGCCACCGAAAGCATAGGTGTCAGAGTCTTCAAAATCTTCTAAAAGATGCTCCGGGAAGAAAGGAGATGGCAAAGGAGCACTTCTGGGCCAGTTCTACCTCGGCCAAGTGTGCCTTGGGGCCTAACCTGGGCTGACGAAGTACAGAAGGGACTGGTCCAGGGGGTCAGGTGAGCCTCCTGCACCTGGCTCTTGTATTTCTTCCAGGACAGCACCCTGCTCCATACAAAGGGGAGATCGCAACCCAAGTAATAGCTTTGAGGGGTGAGGAGCACGACTCTTTCTTTGCCCCTGACACGTTTCCATTACCATAGCCAGACACTTGAACCATCCGTCCCTTTTCTCCTGTTGTTCACCAGTCAGGATCTCAGAATAACCAAAGACACTCCTCGTTGATCCGGTAACAATGGACTGTTTAAAGAGTCTCCTCTGACTCCCCCAACCAGCAGCAGCGGAAGCCCTGCGCTCCCGCAGCTCAAACCCGGGGAAGACTGAAAATTGAGCATGCTTAGTGACCAAGGCAAAGTTGGCTCTGAACCCTTTTTAACGGTCTCTTCAGTACTTCTAATTGTACAGGGCACTTTGCCCAAGTGGAGACGGGAAGGGACGCGAAGCCATCGCATCTCTATCAGGCGGGCCTCTAAATTGAAGAGGGGAGAAATTCCGCTTTTATGTCTACCTCAGGATTACCACCTAGGCCTGCTAGTTACAGCCAGTGCCTACCTAATTGCGGCCGCTCTGCGCTTCTGCTGACTTGATTCCTGCATTCTTGAGGAGGACTTTgagcctcccctcctccttcattCTTGCATTCCAGAAGCATGTATAAAGCCCGTTTTCTGCCACCTCCCTTGGAAAAATTTGGTTTCTGATTGAGACATCCAAAAAAATACCTCCTTAACTTGGCGGGCCTTCCaactgctttttttaaaaaattatagaaagctgACCTACTCAGCTTAATGTTGATTTTTCAGAGATATTCACACTAGATTATTTatgataaatgtatttttaaagtatggctGGTCTTTTAAGAATTCCAACCTGAATAAGCGTtcttatgtgtctctgtgttgtgATCACGTATCGTATCGTCGTATTTCCAAAGACATTGTGGCCTCTTGAACAGCGGATACTCTCACCAGCTTGGCAGGTCTTGAAAACTACCGCGGTCCACATGACTTAACTGCCAGGTTTGTGTTCAGTTAACTCTGAGTTCAAATTAGTTTTCCATTGCTGTTacaaacaccatgacaaaaagtaacttagggaggaaacgatttgtttggcttacatttccgGATCACAGTCCATCTTTGAGGTCAGTGATAGCAGGAACccaggcaggacaggaacctggagataggAACGGAAGCAAAGGCCCTGGAGAAATGCTGCCTACTGGCCTATTCAGCTTCCTTTTTTATACAACCCCGGACCACCTGTGTAGGGACGGTACCAACCACGGTGGGTCCTCCCGCATTAGTCTTTAATCacgaaaatgccttacagttagCTAACCAGCACAAGGAGACgagggtttatttagcttgcaTGTCGGGATCACGATCCATCATTGGAGTAAGGGAGAGCAGGACCTGAACCAAAGGAGAAATAATGCTTATCAGCTTTGTTTCAGGGGCTTAGTaaccatgctttcttttataacttggAACTACCTCTCCACTGTGGATGTATAATTCAGGATAGTTTACTGCGTAACAACAGATAATAAGTGTGCACATTATTAACCAGACACATGCTAGATGCTAGAACTGCAACAAAGAACAAGACAGCCCTTAGCACCAAGAGAATGAAAATGGCTGGATTAATGGCTTGTTATTTTAATTCCTAACTTTTTTGTAGAATGGTATGGTCATTACGTTTTTAAACTACAAATCCAAGGTGGCAGCTGGTAAGATGGAGATGACTGGGAATTCAGAAATTCAGacatgtaaattttaaatttacatgGGAATGAGATACTACCATCTAGCCATtggagttaaaaaaataaataacgcTGATAATCCTATGTTATTGAAGATACAGAGTAATAGGAAGTCAGGCATTGCTGACAAGAAGGAAAATAGTGAAACCACTATGCAAAATAATTCGAAGTTTCTCTTATGTCTGCCCTAATGATGCAGCCATTCCACTCcatggtatatacacacaaaaaaggtgGTATAAGCTGTTTGTCATTACCAATggcagttttgctactgttagtcAAAACATTGAAACAACTAAATATTAATCAAAAGATTTAAAGGTAGCCTGTAGAAATGATAGACTAGAACTCAATGCTAAGAGGAAATAAACTACAAAAACATGTTTACAAATAAATGTATCTCAAAAAAATATGTCCACAAAAGAACCCACATACAAGCcgagcgcacacctttaatcctagcacttgggagccagaggcaggcagatatctgtgagttcaaggccagcctggtccacaagtacaaagagagttccaagacgGCTAGGGCTTCTccgcagaaaaaccctgtctcaaaaaaacaaaaacaaaacaaacagaaaaggccaTAAACAACAAAGTACATATGAtactatataacatatataagaTGTAACATATGTAAAATTCTAAACAATGAAAACTGATATAAAATGATACAGTCTAAATCAGTGGCTGCATGCAGCCTGTTTGTATGGAAATGGAAGAAGGGTATAAATGGCAAATGACTTGATAGATTTGGGGAAGTGATGGAACTATTTATTTCAGTGGTagttacatacatgtgtgcatttgttaAACTCGTAAAACAATCTACTTAAAATAGTGACATTTAACTATACCAAATTTACATGTgagtgtgtttaatttttttttaataagagactggcaagatggctcagtgggtacaagcaacttacacatacacaagcttgaagacctgaatttggctTCCTGGCACATAtataaaagccaagcatggctgcATGAGCCTCTAACCACCCAGctatcaaaaaaaacaaaaaacaaaaaacccagcaagctccaggttcagtaacagatcctgtctcaagatggtaaagaagaacaagagaacagGACAGCTGATACCCTCTCCTAGCCTCCTCACACAGGAatgccaggacacacacacacacacacacacacacacacacacacacacacacacacacaatataggTAAATGAATCctacagacagttgtaaattAAAACCAAGGCTAGGAATCACATCCCGGTAAGTGGCTACCAATTATCTGCCATATGTCGTGCACTGGGTTACTTTTCTGGGAAACAAAGGGAGTGGCAGAGCTTGGAGTCTTCCTGGGGGAAAGTCGTTGTCAAGGGAATGATATCAAGATATAAACTATAATGGGATAAAGGGTCTTTTTTCTAATCTAGAAAATTTATCAAGAGCCTGAGCTTTTCATCTTGTAAAGGAATACAGGAGTGACCCACTGACAGATATCAATGAGCTAATCAAATCATATGCAAAGCTGGGCACTGAAAAACCAACTCAATTTGTATAAAAACCCCAGGGTAGTTTTAATAAATGAAACTCTCAGACTTTAATCTTGCTTCCCAGATTTAAATTTAAGAGTATTTTTTGTAGAGATGTTTAGAATACAAGACAAGGATACATTCAAACCATTCAGAAACCTGAGAACCTATAGAATTCCATAAACAATTAATTTAGAATTCAACAATCCTTATAATCAGAAGCAAGGCCACTACCTTGTCTCTAATTTCGAATTAGTGCTCCTCCTCCTTTGGCTTTTATAGaaattacatgtgtgtacatgtatgaatgtgctcatgcacacacacacttgagcttGACAGTTTAGGTTTACCTGTTGAGGCATCACCCTGGTACCTTCCCTTGCTTTTCCCTTAAAGCATGTATCACATGTCCACTCACGATAGTCCTGAAATGGTTGGGTTTATCTCtagtgttttagtttttgtttattgttgacGCTATCTGACCCTTGTTCTTCCCTTGTAGAACAGTTTCCTCTGGGTGGAAACGTTCCTTCAAGTGGACAAGGAAGTTGTAAACAAACATGACatgtctgggaagagaaaactcAGAACATTCTTGTAGCCCTCTAAACAGATGTATAGATGCAGCAGACCACTGCTGGGAGGGAGACCTGCCAGCCAGACTGCCCAGAGAGCTTTCTGAGAACTTTCGATTTGCTTGCGAGATGTACAGAGCTCCAGGGCTACGGCTTTCATGAGCTATCACGAgtactggggtgggcttttggaGGAAGCAGCTGCTTATAAGTCATCCCTGCTCCTAGAAGTAACCTCCCACCCATACTCCTGTTAGTAACCCCAGTAAAAAAAACTCACTGAATcgccaagttggactttggtactaTGGTTACTTTGATTTGCTCTGGGTTCGCTTTCTGGGGTGAATAGACCTGGTTGTTGTGTCTCCCCGGCATACTCTCTTTGCCCGCTATCTTttgattatattttcaaattctgTTTTGTGACATCTACTAGTGATAGTGGTTGCTCTAGTGAACAGAGTATACATCGTTACATTTCCACTCAGGCTGAACAATATCAGCAGAAATTGTTGGTCCCTTTTAAAGGGGTGCCTCTTGTAAGGAGAAGCAAATGGCTTGAAAATGACGCCCCCTGCACACTCAGAAAGCAAGCCATGCCTTTCACTGAGGGGAAGAAAGATCCCAGATGGCACCCCCGTTGTTGGGGCTCCTCGGGTTGTGTACAGCTTTGATCGCTTCTCCAGTATACGGTTGGTCAGCCACAAAAACATgtctga
This window harbors:
- the LOC143274286 gene encoding uncharacterized protein LOC143274286, with product MTVAPPQGNAVEHRRPRRRRRRRRRSRVPSRGARGSEPAPPGRPAAPHPWPALCSLLAPGSRAPRKGSTVPNARRKKPREPSPASRAFATAVSVPSHLPHRRAPLPTRGCRAPGMRTRPHAEGVSRPGMLRSGFSWRLRSPGRVGESGCLRPPPRGDLPPRLGLWREPRSKKDLRRAGTEGQREPNNFRVLVLLTVPLLLAPLPQNNFLFRGQEVPPRRLP